AAAACTTTTTAACATTAGCAATAtcaaatttttcataaaaattatataatggaATTGAATCAGGATTTCTGCTAATTTCTTGCAAAGAATTTAGAACATTAATAGGttcatcatatttatttattcttttatgaAATGAAATTAGGCAACTTGATAAAGCTCTTCTTAAATCTGAGCATAACAATACACTCTTATATTTTGCGTTATTCAAAATATCTATATGATCTTGTACattcattttctttatatctTCATGATTGTATTTTTCCGTTCGTTCTTTTTCGTTAACTGCACATTTTATGGAACTTTCATTTTCTACATCATTTGAATTTTCTGTGCAgatgttattattatccCCCTTCGTTGGAATTTCATTACTTGTGTTACTACTCCTATTCGTATTTCTTCTCTCTATTCTATGTTTTCTTTGCTGTgaattttcatcttttttattatactttttattacatttattattataactagCATTACATTTTACATTGGGTAATTCTATCATAATCATATCCCCATCATCACAATCGGTATTCATATAACTATCACCATCAGTTGATAATGCATCATATGTATTAGGTACAGAGGATGTATCACGGTCTCTATTATAACGTATTTTTCCAACAAGACCTCTATAATTAGTTCTATCAACACGGCCTCTATTACATTTCATTCTTGAACCACCTTCTCTATATTTTGTTCTTGTATCATCTACTCTACAATTTGTATCTTCTTTattcatttctttatttaagcCTTCTTCATCCATTTCATGGTTTGTGTATTCTTCATCCATTTCACTATTTGTCTCTTCTTCATCCATTTCACTATTTGTCTCTTCTTCATCCATTTCACTATTTATATCTTCTTCATCCATTTCACTATTTATATCTTCTTCATCCACATCACTGTCCGAGTCCTCTTCATCCATTTCACTATATGTGTCTTCTTCATCCACCTTACTGTTGGTACCTTCTTCTTTATCCACTTTTTCCCCGTTTATTGTGCTTTCTTTTTGTGCCTCTCTATATTTTTCTGTGTTATTATTCCTAACCCTATTTATAGCACCATCACCCCTATCACGTGTTCTTACTGCTCCTTCAAGATACGCCTCTTCTTCATCTGTGGATGTGTTACTATCCTCTTTAGCATAAGTGGAAGGGTTACTAGGATCTACATTCCTTGCAACATTTTCcaaatatttcatttgtttCAATTGTTTCAGTTGTTTCAATTGTTTCAGTTGTTTCAATTGTTTCAATTGTTTCAATTGTTTCAATTGTTTCAGTTGTTTAAAATGTTTCAATTGTTTAAAATGTTTCAATTGTTTCAATTGTTTCAATTGTTTCAATTGTTTCAATTGTTTCAATAGTTTCaacttcttcatttttttcatgtgtTTTATCTGTTCTGAATTGCACAACAGATTATCATTTGAATTTCTGTTAATATCTccacttaaaaaatttgatagTTCAACTGATTGTTTTATTCCGCTTTTACTTAAAGGGGAATCTATTAGTCCTGACCTTTTACTAAATAGAAATATGATTTCATGTAAGaatactaataatatatttaataaattttttgttgttaatCTCCTATTAAAAACACTATTCCATATTGATTCACTATgtcttataaaatatatggtttttatttgtacattttttctattattatttttatctatgCTGTTATttacatcatttttattttcattttcattttcatcattatcattatcaacattatcatcattttcataataattatttcggtcggctaattttttttttctttttcttctttttttggGGATTGTGGAGGATATTTCAATatgcttaattttattatataacaaatatcgTTTTAAACAACATAAtgctaattttaattttataactgAATTATCTACTGCTGAAACCATGATATCtgttaatatagaaaattgCAATAATTGTCCCTTAATTCGTGCTATATTGgtactactattattttcGTTATTAATTCTCTtcctatatttttctaatctTAACTTAAACGTACTTAAATAGTCatttataacattaaaaaataaaagaaaaacgaaaGATGAGAACAACACTGGAACAATACTAACGCTCATCTTTCTTAGGACCCTCTTTTGTAAAACATGATTATCTATAAGAAACTATCTTTTCTTTCtgttatacaaaaaaagttTGCTTTTCTCTATTTACAATAATACCGCTTATCTGCTTCATAAgcacgtatatatatctacgtacat
This genomic interval from Plasmodium brasilianum strain Bolivian I chromosome 13, whole genome shotgun sequence contains the following:
- a CDS encoding histidine phosphatase, with translation MSVSIVPVLFSSFVFLLFFNVINDYLSTFKLRLEKYRKRINNENNSSTNIARIKGQLLQFSILTDIMVSAVDNSVIKLKLALCCLKRYLLYNKIKHIEISSTIPKKRRKRKKKLADRNNYYENDDNVDNDNDENENENKNDVNNSIDKNNNRKNVQIKTIYFIRHSESIWNSVFNRRLTTKNLLNILLVFLHEIIFLFSKRSGLIDSPLSKSGIKQSVELSNFLSGDINRNSNDNLLCNSEQIKHMKKMKKLKLLKQLKQLKQLKQLKQLKHFKQLKHFKQLKQLKQLKQLKQLKQLKQLKQLKQLKQMKYLENVARNVDPSNPSTYAKEDSNTSTDEEEAYLEGAVRTRDRGDGAINRVRNNNTEKYREAQKESTINGEKVDKEEGTNSKVDEEDTYSEMDEEDSDSDVDEEDINSEMDEEDINSEMDEEETNSEMDEEETNSEMDEEYTNHEMDEEGLNKEMNKEDTNCRVDDTRTKYREGGSRMKCNRGRVDRTNYRGLVGKIRYNRDRDTSSVPNTYDALSTDGDSYMNTDCDDGDMIMIELPNVKCNASYNNKCNKKYNKKDENSQQRKHRIERRNTNRSSNTSNEIPTKGDNNNICTENSNDVENESSIKCAVNEKERTEKYNHEDIKKMNVQDHIDILNNAKYKSVLLCSDLRRALSSCLISFHKRINKYDEPINVLNSLQEISRNPDSIPLYNFYEKFDIANVKKFLHKDIVDLIDENVKLRRNYSQNRFLDTLSYIFNNENDIFIIFGHSLWFLNFFKIFLNYPHTAKNRKMKNASVVVFSIYKYEEDNRQKYEIDKDSIQVVYKGFEQKVYNKD